A genomic stretch from Podospora pseudoanserina strain CBS 124.78 chromosome 3, whole genome shotgun sequence includes:
- the HNWD gene encoding Vegetative incompatibility protein HET-E-1 (COG:D; EggNog:ENOG503PCTP), with translation MRNRVPPYAVLSHTWGPEEEEVGYKDLEDGRAASKPGYDKIRFCADQAGCDGLKFFWVDTCCIDKSNSSELQEAINSMFRWYRNAAKCYVYLADVSTCKRDADGVPSWTWAFQKCRWFARGWTVQELIAPTSVEFSSREKARIGDRNSLEQMIRSVTGIPLEALRGNPWLPLPS, from the exons ATGCG CAACAGAGTCCCGCCATACGCGGTGCTTTCACACACGTGGGggcccgaggaggaggaagtcggCTACAAAGATCTAGAGGACGGCAGAGCCGCAAGCAAACCCGGCTACGACAAGATCCGGTTCTGCGCAGATCAAGCCGGGTGTGACGGGCTGAAATTCTTCTGGGTGGACACGTGTTGTATCGACAAGTCCAACAGCTCCGAGCTTCAGGAGGCGATTAACTCCATGTTCAGGTGGTATCGCAACGCGGCCAAATGCTACGTCTATCTCGCGGACGTCTCAACATGCAAGCGAGACGCCGACGGCGTCCCTAGTTGGACATGGGCTTTTCAGAAATGCAGGTGGTTTGCTCGAGGATGGACCGTCCAAGAGCTCATCGCCCCGACATCAGTGGAATTCTCTTCAAGGGAGAAGGCACGTATTGGGGACAGGAACTCCCTAGAGCAAATGATCCGGAGCGTGACGGGAATTCCCCTCGAGGCCCTCCGAGGTAATCCATGGCTTCCTCTACCTTCTTAA